One genomic window of Micromonospora sp. WMMD1128 includes the following:
- a CDS encoding GNAT family N-acetyltransferase produces MFTLTRADGYQLSTDPGRLDLARVHTWLARDAYWALGRDRETVERAFAGSIGYGVYRPGDDRQVAVARVVTDRATFAWLCDVYVERAERGRGLGTWLAAGVRDHTAELGVRRILLATLDAHGVYGKLGFQPVAADRYLELDQR; encoded by the coding sequence GTGTTCACCCTGACCCGCGCGGACGGCTACCAGCTCAGCACCGACCCGGGCCGGCTCGACCTCGCCCGGGTGCACACCTGGCTCGCCAGGGACGCCTACTGGGCGCTCGGGCGGGACCGGGAGACGGTCGAGCGCGCGTTCGCCGGATCGATCGGCTACGGCGTCTACCGGCCCGGCGACGACCGGCAGGTGGCGGTCGCCCGGGTGGTCACCGACCGGGCCACGTTCGCCTGGCTCTGCGACGTCTACGTGGAACGGGCCGAGCGGGGTCGCGGGTTGGGCACCTGGCTGGCGGCCGGCGTCCGCGACCACACGGCCGAGCTGGGCGTACGCCGGATCCTGCTGGCGACGCTCGACGCGCACGGGGTGTACGGCAAGCTCGGCTTCCAACCCGTCGCGGCGGACCGTTACCTGGAGCTGGACCAGCGGTGA
- a CDS encoding polyprenyl synthetase family protein, producing the protein MVEDVVNPAGEHSGQFGALGLHLADPRVEASVLGVLDRVETELRASVASADPLVTDAARHLLEAGGKRFRPLLVALCAQFGDPDTAQVVPAAVVMELTHLATLYHDDVMDEAAVRRGAPSANSRWTNSVAILVGDYLFARAADVAADLGPEAVRLQARTFARLVHGQIAETVGPRDTDPVAHYLHVIAEKTGSLIATSARFGGMFGGAPAAQVEALAGYGEIIGVAFQLSDDLLDIASESMQSGKTPGTDLREGVPTLPVLYALASDDLDAASVRLREILATGPLVDDALHAEALTLLRESPALKRARETVRSYAEDARARLAPLPDTPARRALESLCDYIADRTS; encoded by the coding sequence ATGGTTGAAGACGTGGTGAACCCGGCTGGCGAGCATTCAGGTCAGTTCGGCGCGCTCGGCCTGCACCTCGCCGACCCGCGCGTCGAAGCCTCCGTGCTGGGCGTGCTCGACCGGGTCGAGACGGAGCTGCGGGCGAGCGTGGCGAGCGCGGACCCGTTGGTGACCGACGCGGCCCGGCACCTGCTGGAGGCCGGCGGCAAGCGGTTCCGCCCGCTGCTGGTGGCGTTGTGCGCCCAGTTCGGTGACCCGGACACCGCTCAGGTCGTGCCGGCGGCCGTGGTGATGGAGCTCACCCACCTGGCGACGCTCTACCACGACGACGTGATGGACGAGGCGGCCGTGCGGCGGGGCGCACCGAGCGCCAACTCCCGCTGGACCAACTCGGTGGCGATCCTGGTCGGTGACTATCTCTTCGCCCGGGCCGCGGACGTCGCGGCCGACCTGGGCCCGGAGGCGGTACGACTTCAGGCGCGCACCTTCGCCCGCCTGGTGCACGGCCAGATCGCCGAGACGGTCGGCCCGCGGGACACCGATCCGGTCGCCCACTATCTGCACGTGATCGCCGAGAAGACCGGCTCGCTGATCGCCACCTCGGCCCGCTTCGGCGGCATGTTCGGCGGTGCGCCCGCCGCGCAGGTCGAGGCCCTGGCCGGTTATGGCGAGATCATCGGCGTCGCCTTCCAGCTCTCCGACGACCTGCTGGACATCGCCAGCGAGTCGATGCAGTCCGGCAAGACACCCGGCACGGACCTGCGGGAGGGCGTGCCCACCCTGCCGGTGCTCTACGCGCTGGCGAGCGACGACCTGGACGCCGCGAGCGTACGCCTGCGGGAGATCCTGGCCACCGGCCCGCTCGTCGACGACGCGCTGCACGCCGAGGCGCTCACCCTGCTCCGCGAGTCCCCGGCGCTGAAGCGGGCCCGGGAGACGGTCCGCAGCTACGCCGAGGACGCCCGCGCCCGTCTGGCCCCGCTCCCGGACACTCCCGCGCGCCGCGCCCTGGAGTCCCTCTGCGACTACATAGCCGACCGCACAAGCTGA
- a CDS encoding sigma-70 family RNA polymerase sigma factor, translating into MLRALHDEHADALYAHALRLVNGDRPRAEDLVQETLLRAWRHPESLDPRRGSVRAWLFTTARNLAIDAWRRRSARVGEVYTDELPETAETVDETERAVEAWTVAEALNRLSPTHREVLVECFYQGRSVAEAAARLGVPPGTVKSRTHYALRSLRLVLAEMGVTG; encoded by the coding sequence CTGCTGCGCGCGCTGCACGACGAACATGCCGACGCGCTGTACGCGCACGCCCTGAGACTGGTCAACGGCGATCGGCCGCGGGCCGAGGACCTGGTGCAGGAGACGCTCCTGCGGGCCTGGCGGCACCCCGAGTCACTTGATCCGCGACGCGGCTCGGTCCGCGCCTGGCTCTTCACCACCGCCCGGAACCTGGCCATCGACGCCTGGCGTCGCCGCTCCGCCCGGGTCGGCGAGGTCTACACCGACGAACTGCCGGAAACCGCCGAGACGGTCGACGAGACGGAGCGCGCGGTGGAGGCGTGGACGGTGGCCGAGGCGCTCAACCGGCTCAGCCCGACCCACCGCGAGGTGCTGGTCGAGTGCTTCTACCAGGGCCGGTCGGTGGCGGAGGCGGCGGCCCGGCTGGGCGTGCCGCCGGGCACGGTGAAGTCGCGCACCCACTATGCGCTGCGCTCACTACGGTTGGTGCTGGCCGAGATGGGGGTGACCGGATGA
- a CDS encoding IclR family transcriptional regulator C-terminal domain-containing protein: protein MRDPLAEPSDLIRSVSRALRVLESVGRAPRGLTVKQIARRCELTVATTYHLVRTLAYEGYVIRREDGTYIVGLEIADRYRELVTAFRGPPAVGEALRRAAADTGWSHYLGRFVGGQVAVTACAEGPRSPYLEEMVPGFDEGAHATALGKSLLATLTAEQRFRYLREYGMRPFTTATLTSVEAFEADLAAGDRRGMQLELGQFRQGVACAAVLVAPDKDIERRVVLACALPASEMMTSARVVRAKLLTAARAIADGIATEH, encoded by the coding sequence GTGCGCGACCCCTTGGCGGAACCTTCGGATCTGATCCGGAGCGTCTCTCGGGCGCTTCGAGTGCTCGAGTCGGTCGGCCGTGCGCCGAGGGGCCTGACCGTGAAGCAGATCGCCCGACGCTGCGAGCTGACCGTCGCCACCACCTACCACCTGGTGCGGACGCTGGCGTACGAGGGCTACGTGATCCGACGCGAGGACGGCACCTACATCGTCGGGCTGGAGATCGCCGACCGCTACCGCGAGCTGGTCACCGCGTTCCGGGGTCCGCCCGCCGTCGGTGAGGCGCTGCGCCGGGCCGCGGCGGACACCGGCTGGAGCCACTACCTCGGTCGCTTCGTGGGCGGGCAGGTGGCGGTGACCGCCTGCGCCGAGGGGCCGCGCTCGCCCTACCTGGAGGAGATGGTGCCGGGCTTCGACGAGGGCGCGCACGCCACCGCGCTCGGCAAGAGCCTGCTCGCCACGCTCACCGCCGAGCAACGCTTCCGCTACCTGCGCGAGTACGGGATGCGCCCGTTCACCACCGCCACCCTCACCTCGGTCGAGGCGTTCGAGGCCGACCTGGCCGCCGGTGACCGGCGCGGCATGCAGTTGGAGCTGGGCCAGTTCCGGCAGGGCGTGGCGTGCGCAGCGGTCCTCGTCGCCCCGGACAAGGACATCGAGCGCCGGGTGGTGCTTGCCTGCGCGCTGCCGGCCAGCGAGATGATGACCTCGGCCCGGGTGGTCCGGGCGAAGCTGCTCACCGCCGCCCGGGCGATCGCCGACGGGATCGCCACCGAACACTAG
- a CDS encoding zf-HC2 domain-containing protein, with the protein MTRCEFAHDDGAYVLGALAPADRVAYERHLSGCAACREAVAEIAVLPGLLGRLDPAGLEQFLEVGPETSRVPALLDAARERRRRDRSRSRRRYALTALAAAALAVLAGVGVTVFRPPAEPATRPVALTSMRPVAGTVPVHAEVGLTETPWGTEVTMHCGYDRRAGHREAYTFRLVAHGPDGATEQIGSWLAAPGDDLRFSGVTRFTKGELVRLDLMRGEDAPVLSYDLR; encoded by the coding sequence ATGACCCGCTGCGAGTTCGCGCACGACGACGGGGCGTACGTGCTGGGCGCCCTCGCCCCGGCCGACCGGGTCGCCTACGAACGGCACCTGTCCGGCTGCGCCGCCTGCCGGGAGGCGGTGGCCGAGATCGCCGTACTCCCCGGCCTGCTGGGCCGTCTCGACCCGGCCGGGCTGGAACAGTTCCTTGAGGTCGGGCCGGAAACCTCCCGGGTGCCCGCGCTGCTCGACGCCGCGCGGGAGCGGCGGCGCCGCGACCGGTCCCGCTCCCGGCGGCGGTACGCGCTGACCGCGCTCGCCGCCGCCGCGCTCGCGGTGCTCGCCGGCGTCGGGGTGACCGTGTTCCGACCGCCCGCGGAGCCGGCCACCCGGCCGGTGGCGCTCACCTCGATGCGGCCGGTGGCCGGGACGGTGCCGGTGCACGCCGAGGTGGGCCTGACCGAGACGCCGTGGGGCACCGAGGTCACCATGCACTGCGGCTACGACCGGCGGGCCGGGCACCGCGAGGCGTACACGTTCCGGCTGGTGGCGCACGGCCCGGACGGCGCGACCGAGCAGATCGGCTCCTGGCTGGCGGCCCCCGGCGACGACCTGCGCTTCTCCGGCGTCACCCGATTCACGAAAGGCGAACTGGTCCGCCTGGACCTGATGCGCGGCGAAGACGCCCCGGTCCTCTCCTACGATCTCCGCTGA
- a CDS encoding NADH-quinone oxidoreductase subunit M, whose amino-acid sequence MSNFPFLSVLTVAPLVGALVVVLLPRKRPDLAKLVAFGWSLLVLVLSVVMWFAFSAGGDRFQFRESYAWIPNWGVRFTFEVDGIALVMLMLIAILVPLVILASWHDAESSKRSVPVYFALLLVLECTMIGVFAASDVFLFYVFFEVMLVPMYFLIGSYGGHQRQYAAVKFFLYSLVGGLFMLAAVIGLWVVGGKTFDWQALSQAEFATNTARWLFLGFFLAFAIKAPFFPFHTWLPDAGGAAPAGAAALLVGVLDKVGTFGILRYCLPLFPEASRWFAPWALALGVIGIIYAALLAVGQKDLKRLVSYTSIAHFGFIGVGIFAFTTQAGTGAVLYMLNHGLATGLLFLVVGMLIARRGSSLISDFGGAGKLVPVLAGVLFFAGLASLALPGTAPFVSEFLVLIGTFTVNKPVAVIATVGIILAAAYVLWMVQRTTQGTLNPALAESEGMRRDLSLREKVVVAPLIALIVLLGFYPKPVTDVINPAVQATMQDVGKSDPAPEVGSVQEAAR is encoded by the coding sequence ATGTCCAACTTCCCGTTCCTCTCGGTGCTGACCGTGGCGCCGCTGGTCGGCGCCCTGGTGGTGGTACTGCTGCCACGTAAGCGGCCGGACCTGGCCAAGCTGGTGGCGTTCGGCTGGTCGCTGCTGGTGCTTGTGCTCTCGGTGGTGATGTGGTTCGCCTTCTCCGCCGGCGGTGACCGGTTCCAGTTCCGCGAGTCGTACGCGTGGATCCCGAACTGGGGCGTGCGGTTCACCTTCGAGGTCGACGGCATCGCGCTCGTCATGCTGATGCTGATCGCGATCCTGGTGCCGCTGGTGATCCTGGCGTCGTGGCACGACGCCGAGTCGTCGAAGCGTTCGGTGCCGGTCTACTTCGCGCTGCTGCTCGTCCTCGAGTGCACGATGATCGGCGTCTTCGCCGCGTCCGACGTCTTCCTGTTCTACGTGTTCTTCGAGGTCATGCTGGTCCCGATGTACTTCCTGATCGGCAGCTACGGCGGCCACCAGCGGCAGTACGCGGCGGTGAAGTTCTTCCTCTACTCGCTCGTCGGCGGTCTGTTCATGCTCGCCGCGGTGATCGGGCTCTGGGTGGTCGGCGGGAAGACCTTCGACTGGCAGGCGCTGAGCCAGGCGGAGTTCGCCACGAACACGGCCCGCTGGCTGTTCCTCGGCTTCTTCCTCGCCTTCGCGATCAAGGCGCCGTTCTTCCCGTTCCACACCTGGCTGCCGGACGCCGGTGGCGCCGCTCCGGCCGGCGCGGCAGCGCTGCTCGTCGGCGTGCTGGACAAGGTCGGCACGTTCGGGATCCTGCGCTACTGCCTGCCGCTGTTCCCGGAGGCGTCGCGCTGGTTCGCGCCGTGGGCGCTGGCGCTCGGCGTGATCGGCATCATCTACGCCGCGTTGCTGGCGGTCGGGCAGAAGGACCTGAAGCGGCTGGTGTCGTACACCTCGATCGCGCACTTCGGCTTCATCGGCGTGGGCATCTTCGCCTTCACCACGCAGGCCGGCACCGGCGCGGTGCTCTACATGCTCAACCACGGGCTCGCCACCGGCCTGCTCTTCCTGGTGGTCGGCATGCTCATCGCCCGGCGCGGCTCGTCGCTGATCAGCGACTTCGGCGGGGCGGGCAAGCTGGTGCCGGTGCTGGCCGGCGTGCTCTTCTTCGCCGGTCTCGCCTCGCTGGCGCTGCCCGGCACCGCGCCGTTCGTGTCCGAGTTCCTGGTGCTGATCGGCACGTTCACCGTCAACAAGCCGGTCGCGGTGATCGCCACCGTCGGCATCATCCTGGCGGCGGCGTACGTGCTGTGGATGGTGCAGCGCACCACCCAGGGCACGCTGAACCCGGCGCTGGCCGAGTCCGAGGGCATGCGTCGGGACCTCAGCCTGCGCGAGAAGGTGGTGGTGGCGCCGTTGATCGCGCTGATCGTGCTGCTCGGCTTCTATCCCAAGCCGGTCACCGATGTCATCAACCCCGCCGTCCAGGCGACCATGCAGGACGTCGGCAAATCCGATCCCGCCCCTGAGGTCGGCAGCGTCCAGGAGGCAGCCCGGTGA
- the nuoL gene encoding NADH-quinone oxidoreductase subunit L, which yields MEQTVEFATADGLLGSVWLLVAIPLVSAAVLLLLGRRADRWGHWLGVAAIGAAFVLGLTYFFQLRGLENKQVQSSLWQFITVGDLKVDFGLLFDPLAAVFVLLITGVGFLIHLYAVEYMAHDEGRRRFFGYFNLFVAAMLLLVLGNNYVMLYFGWEGVGLASYLLISFWYGRPSAATAGKKAFLMNRVGDAGLAIGIFVLFAQLGTTQYDEVFNGVGSLTSTTVLVLGLLLLLGAAGKSGQFPLQAWLPDAMEGPTPVSALIHAATMVTAGVYLIARSNPIFSANETLQLVVVSVGALTLLMGCVIGAAKDDIKRVLAWSTVSQIGYMFLGVGLGGAAYALAIVHLLAHGFFKANMFLGAGSVMHGMNDQVDIRRFGNLSKYMKVTWLTFMMGWLAIIGMFPFSGFFSKEPIIVAAFEREGWTAWLFGMAALIGAGLTAFYMTRLFVLTFHGPARWTEDIEHPHESPKLMTVPLILLAIGSVGAGFLLSTSVPDWLEATAGLGGQEEGHEAVLAHWLITTLSLLVTVLGAGLAWFLFRNGTATEPQPAGVAVTAARRNLYTDAFNEAVFEKPGIFLTRALVFLDNRGVDGLVNGLAAAVGGGSGRLRRLQTGFVRSYATSILTGALLVVAAFLAVQAGWLA from the coding sequence GTGGAACAGACTGTGGAATTCGCTACTGCGGATGGCCTGCTGGGCAGCGTCTGGCTGCTGGTGGCGATCCCGCTGGTCAGCGCGGCGGTCCTGCTGCTGCTCGGCAGGCGGGCGGACCGTTGGGGTCACTGGCTGGGCGTGGCCGCCATCGGTGCCGCGTTCGTGCTCGGGCTGACCTACTTCTTCCAGCTGCGCGGCCTGGAGAACAAGCAGGTCCAGTCCAGCCTCTGGCAGTTCATCACCGTCGGCGACCTGAAGGTGGACTTCGGTCTGCTCTTCGACCCGCTGGCCGCGGTGTTCGTCCTGCTGATCACCGGGGTGGGTTTCCTGATCCACCTCTACGCCGTGGAGTACATGGCGCACGACGAGGGCCGGCGGCGGTTCTTCGGCTACTTCAACCTGTTCGTCGCCGCGATGCTGCTGCTGGTGCTCGGCAACAACTACGTGATGCTCTACTTCGGCTGGGAGGGCGTCGGCCTGGCGTCGTACCTGCTGATCTCCTTCTGGTACGGGCGGCCGAGCGCGGCCACCGCCGGCAAGAAGGCGTTCCTGATGAACCGGGTCGGCGACGCCGGCCTGGCCATCGGCATCTTCGTCCTCTTCGCCCAGCTCGGTACCACCCAGTACGACGAGGTGTTCAACGGGGTCGGCTCGCTGACCTCCACCACGGTGCTGGTGCTCGGCCTGCTGCTGCTCCTGGGCGCCGCCGGCAAGTCCGGCCAGTTCCCGCTCCAGGCGTGGCTGCCGGACGCGATGGAGGGCCCGACCCCGGTCTCCGCGCTCATCCACGCGGCCACCATGGTCACCGCCGGCGTCTACCTGATCGCCCGCTCCAACCCGATCTTCTCGGCCAACGAGACGCTCCAGCTCGTGGTGGTCAGCGTCGGCGCGCTCACCCTGCTGATGGGTTGCGTCATCGGCGCCGCCAAGGACGACATCAAGCGGGTGCTGGCCTGGTCCACGGTCAGCCAGATCGGCTACATGTTCCTCGGCGTCGGGCTCGGCGGGGCGGCGTACGCGCTCGCCATCGTGCACCTGCTGGCGCACGGCTTCTTCAAGGCAAACATGTTCCTCGGCGCCGGGTCGGTCATGCACGGCATGAACGACCAGGTGGACATCCGCCGCTTCGGCAACCTGTCGAAGTACATGAAGGTCACCTGGCTGACGTTCATGATGGGCTGGCTGGCCATCATCGGCATGTTCCCCTTCTCCGGCTTCTTCTCCAAGGAGCCGATCATCGTGGCCGCCTTCGAGCGGGAGGGCTGGACGGCCTGGCTGTTCGGCATGGCGGCGCTGATCGGCGCCGGGCTCACCGCGTTCTACATGACCCGGCTCTTCGTGCTCACCTTCCACGGGCCGGCCCGCTGGACCGAGGACATCGAGCACCCGCACGAGTCGCCGAAGCTGATGACGGTCCCGCTGATCCTGCTGGCGATCGGCTCGGTCGGGGCGGGCTTCCTGCTCTCCACGTCCGTGCCGGACTGGCTGGAGGCGACCGCCGGTCTGGGCGGCCAGGAGGAGGGCCACGAGGCGGTCCTCGCGCACTGGTTGATCACCACGCTCTCGCTCCTGGTGACGGTGCTCGGCGCCGGGCTGGCCTGGTTCCTGTTCCGGAACGGCACGGCCACCGAGCCGCAGCCGGCCGGCGTGGCGGTCACCGCCGCGCGCCGGAACCTCTACACGGACGCCTTCAACGAGGCGGTCTTCGAGAAGCCGGGCATCTTCCTCACCCGGGCGCTCGTGTTCCTCGACAACCGGGGCGTCGACGGGCTGGTCAACGGCCTCGCCGCCGCGGTGGGCGGGGGCTCGGGCCGGCTCCGGCGGCTCCAGACCGGCTTCGTGCGGTCGTACGCGACCTCGATCCTGACCGGCGCGCTGCTCGTGGTGGCGGCCTTCCTGGCGGTGCAGGCGGGGTGGCTGGCGTGA
- the rarD gene encoding EamA family transporter RarD, with translation MNQLRLGYLYGIGAYLLWGFFPIYLKLLRPAGPVEILAHRIIWSVAFVALLLAAMRHVGFLRTLARRPRALAGITLAAALIAVNWGTYIYGVTSDRVVETALGYFINPLVSVLLGVVALRERLRPAQWGALVVGALAVAVLTVDYGRLPWLALTLAFSFAGYGLVKKRLGLPAVEGLFVESAVLALPALAYLAWLSTRGDSTFGHVSAGHTALLVLAGAATAIPLLLFAGAANRLPLSTLGMLQYLAPILQLGCGVLIFHEPMPPARLAGFALVWLALAVFTVDALRHARRTRAAARAAALIPAPVPPISARQRGVGDRQRRS, from the coding sequence GTGAACCAGCTCCGCCTCGGCTACCTGTACGGCATCGGCGCGTACCTGCTCTGGGGTTTCTTCCCGATCTACCTCAAGCTGCTCCGCCCGGCCGGGCCGGTGGAGATCCTCGCGCACCGGATCATCTGGTCGGTGGCGTTCGTGGCGCTGCTGCTGGCGGCCATGCGGCACGTCGGCTTCCTGCGGACGCTGGCCCGACGACCCCGGGCGCTGGCCGGCATCACGCTCGCCGCCGCGCTGATCGCGGTCAACTGGGGCACCTACATCTACGGCGTGACCTCCGACCGGGTGGTGGAGACCGCGCTCGGCTACTTCATCAACCCGCTGGTATCGGTGCTGCTCGGCGTCGTCGCGCTGCGCGAACGGCTACGCCCGGCGCAGTGGGGGGCGCTCGTCGTCGGCGCGCTCGCGGTGGCGGTGCTCACCGTCGACTACGGGCGGCTGCCCTGGCTGGCGCTCACCCTCGCGTTCAGCTTCGCCGGCTACGGCCTGGTCAAGAAGCGGCTCGGCCTGCCCGCCGTCGAGGGACTCTTCGTCGAGTCGGCGGTGCTGGCGCTGCCCGCCCTGGCCTACCTGGCCTGGCTGTCGACCCGCGGCGACTCGACGTTCGGCCACGTCTCGGCCGGGCACACGGCGCTGCTGGTGCTGGCCGGCGCCGCCACCGCGATCCCGCTGCTGCTCTTCGCCGGCGCGGCGAACCGGCTGCCGCTGTCCACCCTCGGCATGTTGCAGTACCTGGCGCCGATCCTCCAGCTCGGCTGCGGCGTGCTGATCTTCCACGAGCCGATGCCCCCGGCCCGGCTGGCCGGTTTCGCCCTGGTCTGGCTCGCCCTGGCGGTCTTCACCGTGGATGCGCTGCGCCACGCCCGCCGCACCCGCGCCGCCGCGCGGGCCGCCGCCCTCATCCCCGCCCCAGTTCCGCCCATCAGCGCGCGACAGAGGGGTGTGGGGGACCGTCAGCGGAGATCGTAG
- the nuoN gene encoding NADH-quinone oxidoreductase subunit NuoN — protein MTELKLPSIDYAALAPILIMLGVALLGVLVEAFVPRRLRNAVQLALALVAVLGAITMVILNADDRLITAGGALAVDGPTLFLQGAILVLAAMALLLVGERTVERGGAFVAHAAVTAESPEDRKQAEGLGGTTEVYPLMTFAIGGMLIFVAANDLLTMFISLEVFSLPLYLLCALARRRRLLSQEAAMKYFLLGAYASAFFLFGVALIYGFTAGIPGRGAGVDFATVHAAVGESASSQVLLFAGMALLAIGLLFKAAAAPFHVWTPDVYQGAPTPVTGFMAACTKVAAFGALLRVFHVAFAGASWDFTPVIGVVAVLTMLVGAVLAVTQTDIKRLLAYSSIANAGYLLVGVLAPSKEGLSGTMFYLAAYGFSVLAAFAVVTLVRDADGEATHLSRWAGLGRRSPFFAAIFTFILLAFAGIPLTSGFTSKFAVFAPALEANQAWLVIAGVLTSMVLAFPYLRVVVMMWLSEPGEATPTVTVPGALTSAALVIGVLATLVLGVVPGPLLDLTTGAAEFVR, from the coding sequence ATGACCGAGCTCAAGCTGCCGTCGATCGACTACGCGGCGCTCGCTCCCATTCTGATCATGTTGGGCGTCGCCCTGCTGGGCGTCCTGGTCGAGGCGTTCGTGCCGCGTCGCCTGCGCAACGCGGTGCAGCTCGCGCTCGCCCTGGTGGCGGTGCTCGGCGCGATCACCATGGTGATCCTGAACGCCGACGACCGGCTGATCACCGCCGGCGGGGCGCTCGCGGTGGACGGGCCGACGCTCTTCCTCCAGGGCGCCATCCTGGTCCTGGCCGCGATGGCGCTGCTGCTCGTCGGTGAGCGCACGGTGGAGCGGGGCGGCGCGTTCGTGGCGCACGCCGCGGTCACCGCCGAGTCGCCGGAGGACCGGAAGCAGGCCGAGGGGCTCGGTGGGACCACCGAGGTCTACCCGCTGATGACGTTCGCGATCGGCGGCATGCTGATCTTCGTGGCGGCGAACGACCTGCTGACCATGTTCATCTCGCTCGAGGTCTTCTCCCTGCCGCTCTACCTGCTCTGCGCGCTGGCCCGTCGCCGGCGGCTGCTGAGCCAGGAGGCGGCGATGAAGTACTTCCTGCTCGGCGCGTACGCCTCGGCGTTCTTCCTGTTCGGCGTCGCCCTGATCTACGGCTTCACGGCCGGGATCCCGGGTCGTGGCGCGGGCGTCGACTTCGCCACCGTGCACGCCGCGGTCGGTGAGTCCGCGTCCAGCCAGGTGCTGCTCTTCGCCGGCATGGCGCTGCTCGCCATCGGCCTGCTGTTCAAGGCCGCCGCCGCGCCGTTCCACGTGTGGACGCCGGACGTCTACCAGGGCGCGCCGACGCCGGTGACCGGCTTCATGGCCGCCTGCACCAAGGTCGCCGCGTTCGGCGCGCTGCTGCGCGTGTTCCACGTCGCGTTCGCCGGGGCCTCCTGGGACTTCACCCCGGTGATCGGCGTGGTGGCGGTGCTGACCATGCTGGTCGGCGCCGTGCTGGCGGTGACCCAGACGGACATCAAGCGGCTGCTTGCCTACTCGTCGATCGCGAACGCCGGCTACCTGCTGGTGGGCGTGCTGGCCCCGAGCAAGGAGGGGCTCTCCGGCACGATGTTCTACCTGGCCGCGTACGGCTTCTCGGTGCTCGCCGCGTTCGCCGTGGTGACGCTGGTGCGGGACGCCGACGGCGAGGCCACCCACCTGTCCCGCTGGGCCGGGCTGGGCCGACGCTCGCCGTTCTTCGCGGCGATCTTCACGTTCATCCTGCTGGCCTTCGCCGGTATCCCGCTCACCAGCGGGTTCACCAGCAAGTTCGCGGTCTTCGCTCCGGCGCTGGAGGCGAACCAGGCCTGGCTGGTGATCGCGGGCGTGCTCACCAGCATGGTGCTGGCCTTCCCGTACCTGCGGGTCGTGGTGATGATGTGGCTCTCCGAGCCGGGTGAGGCGACCCCGACGGTGACCGTGCCGGGCGCGCTCACCTCGGCGGCGCTCGTCATCGGCGTGCTCGCCACGCTTGTTCTCGGCGTGGTCCCCGGCCCGTTGCTCGACCTCACCACGGGCGCGGCCGAATTCGTCAGATGA
- a CDS encoding MFS transporter, whose protein sequence is MTETISRSGPTVPRRAVRVGAGATATTIACVLPVFLVGGLAVQLGDELGFSPTGLGLAVSVYFGISALASVPSGALVERYGPTPIARAAIGLSAGSLLAVAGLARSYPVLVALLALSAAANALGQLASNAVLAEHVPAHRQGLSFGVKQAAIPVSTLLAGAAVPTVALTAGWRWAFVAAAAAALAALPAVPRSGRDRRTRTASAGRGGGTAALVVVGLAATLAAGAANALGTFLVDSSAARGLSPGLAGLTLTLGSAVCVAARVGVGWLADRRTGGHVVVVAGLLVAGSVGLVLLAVAGTAPLVVGVVLGFGLGWSWPGLLNFAVVRLHPQAPAAATSITQTGVYAGGCVGPLGLGALAGTAGYPTMWLTAAIAMLLAALLMLLTTRRTLSPTPPGPTSPGPTPRRS, encoded by the coding sequence ATGACCGAAACAATTTCACGATCCGGCCCTACGGTGCCGAGGCGCGCGGTCCGGGTCGGCGCCGGCGCCACCGCCACCACGATCGCCTGCGTCCTGCCGGTCTTCCTGGTCGGCGGCCTGGCCGTGCAGCTCGGCGACGAACTCGGCTTCAGCCCGACCGGGCTGGGCCTGGCCGTCTCGGTCTACTTCGGCATCAGCGCGCTCGCCTCGGTGCCCTCCGGCGCCCTGGTCGAGCGGTACGGACCGACCCCGATCGCCCGCGCCGCCATCGGGCTCTCCGCCGGCTCGCTGCTGGCCGTGGCGGGCCTCGCCCGGTCGTACCCGGTGCTGGTGGCGCTGCTGGCGCTCAGCGCCGCAGCCAACGCCCTCGGCCAACTCGCCAGCAACGCCGTGCTGGCCGAGCACGTGCCCGCCCACCGGCAGGGGCTCTCCTTCGGCGTGAAGCAGGCCGCCATCCCGGTCTCCACGCTGCTGGCCGGCGCGGCGGTGCCCACCGTCGCCCTGACCGCCGGCTGGCGCTGGGCGTTCGTGGCCGCCGCCGCAGCCGCGTTGGCCGCGCTCCCGGCCGTACCTCGATCCGGCCGGGACCGCCGCACCCGCACCGCCTCCGCCGGACGGGGCGGCGGCACGGCCGCGCTCGTGGTGGTCGGGCTGGCCGCGACGCTCGCGGCCGGCGCGGCGAACGCGCTCGGCACGTTCCTGGTCGACTCGTCGGCCGCCCGCGGGCTCTCCCCCGGGCTCGCCGGCCTGACCCTGACGCTCGGCAGCGCGGTCTGCGTGGCGGCGCGGGTGGGCGTCGGCTGGCTCGCCGACCGGCGGACCGGCGGGCACGTCGTGGTGGTCGCCGGGCTGCTGGTGGCAGGTTCGGTGGGGCTGGTCCTGCTCGCGGTGGCCGGCACCGCGCCGCTGGTCGTGGGCGTGGTGCTCGGCTTCGGTCTGGGCTGGTCGTGGCCCGGGCTGTTGAACTTCGCCGTGGTCCGGCTCCACCCACAGGCCCCGGCCGCCGCCACCTCGATCACCCAGACCGGCGTGTACGCGGGCGGCTGCGTCGGCCCGCTCGGCCTGGGCGCGCTTGCCGGCACGGCCGGCTACCCGACGATGTGGCTCACGGCGGCGATAGCCATGCTCCTGGCCGCCCTGCTCATGCTCCTGACCACCCGCCGCACCCTCTCACCCACCCCGCCCGGCCCGACCTCGCCCGGCCCGACCCCGCGTCGATCATGA